Sequence from the Phragmites australis chromosome 6, lpPhrAust1.1, whole genome shotgun sequence genome:
GCCATCGCTGACATACGCGCGCACCAGGCAGCGTACTGGCCAGCACTCGCTGGAAGGTGCCTCATAGGTCCGCGAGTCACCTCCCGCACGTGAATCCCACAAAGGTGCTGAAGGGCCTGACTGGCCGCCAACTGGTAGGTGTCAGTGAACCGGACGCCTACGGTGTGGACGCGCCACGGCTGCAAACTGACGTCTCTCGAGCAGTCGAACATCTGTAGGTACACCTCACACATCTGGGAGCCACACTCCTCGTACTCGCGCCCAGTGTACTCGGGCGTTTGGTGTACCCCAAGCGCATGCAGGCTTCCCACAACATCTTGGGGAAGTACGGCACCCGCTCACAACGGACTGTCGTCCAGTCCTCGTCCTCCATCTGCCAGGAAAAGGGCAGATCAGAACCAGAATAACAACTCCAATTAAACAACCAGAAAGTATCAGAGAAGGAAGTTTTATAACATAGTTTTTGACAAGCACACCGACACGGCAAGACTATCCTAAGGTCACATCCTACAGCCAagcgtggctctgataccactcctgtaagacccgcgttgccgggatctcctgtgcctcctgtatcagtccctggattacgtagatgatacgcacagtacaacagttgtagtatcacagtcaaactttgtacaATACATTAACGTACAGTGTACTTTAAGTTACAAACCACATTGCCTCTTACAAATATGGCCTAGCGgccttcatgaaaagcacagcggaaaaaggacccaagccacaagcagcgagggtgcgaacacgacacTTAGACTACTCTTTGTCTCCGGCTTCGCCCCCAGCAAAGTCGGcgttatcttcttcatctgaatgacagcaagagtgagtacaaaaggtactcagcaagccctatactactttcaagggtttcatagatgcataatgaagtatttcaaggataaggctttacggaatagttttagcgtaaagcaatcTATGCAGGTATTAGttgtatcatcaatgattatctttaaaactgttttaatagttcaaaaccagtaacaagctttatctgggggttttcggtcctgggaggggctatacctcactccgcagtcccttttatcacaactggtgtacctctagtatcacacagcttctggcggaatcgagccaggaacattaacatacggacatctagtccacacactcactcatcaagacacacgcaccctgagtctagtcaacgcgattgctgctttcgcatgtccatgaccgtggacacggctattcgaatagttttacactctgcagaggttgtacaactttacccacgcgatatgctcagcctcccactgttgcatgcaggggagcgaatcataccgagaccctccataacacctttcctgccgggcttttccacgagacacgcccaagtaccagagctgcatgcttccgaaggccagcatccctttttaagccttggccggtactagaaacctccaagcatgcgggacaggatagtacttgcctgctcgttgctctcagcctcctggtatgatgtccgacccagtccagtgaaaggaaagtcaagtcctgcccatacaggacgcatggttgtacgtagtggctaagctagacgggccgcaatgactcggtccttaagcggccggggtgggcatctcccagcacgagtattcctacaataccacatgcccccaagagcatcccctcccacagaggactactctacctgcccccgccaaaacagttttcactaatttttacacaccacccaccatatcccacacaccGACAAGGATCTCACATCCATCAcgaaattcatatccatcaaggattcatggtatatgacttgtcattggataatgataatttatcatccccgaggagatgcagttttaaaagcgacgcctctgaggagacgtattcaatcctaagcatgctagatatcaagacgtcttccatcgttaatatagataacaataggtaatcctagggtgatatgtattctgggtgaagttagttattgcatggcaagtgttgataggattaactactacaaacaattgcaaaagcgtaatacatagcacatgcagtaatattcccagttttagttgagcatgtagattatcggaaaacataggttcaatatgatcaagaaaactaggacttgccttctccggagttctcctcttgattttggtcaaagtcaggatcctcctcagcccgaataatcccagcacagatctcgcaaaacaaatgtccttgttcttgctcttgctcctctgtaattCACAACTACTATCAATACGGCTAAACTAAAGAAAAATCGATCAACACCCATTGAAAATCCAAACAAGTCTTAACGAACACCACGAGGTGACCAATGAGTAGATCttaatttttgatgaatttcggcgaaagaatcgccgaaatcggagccagaacagagaagttacGGCTCTCAGAagatttaaatctagaaaatttagaAAGACACTATTCATGGGTGCGGcccatatgaacagtgaccaggtggggcccacttgggctcCACCTGGGCCTGGATGGGTCGGGCCTTGGATCTACAGTAATGGGCTTGCACAGTGCGGCCTACAGAGTATTTGGGTTGGCTGCTAAATGGGCTACTGGAGCTGGGCCGGCCTGCTGAGGCCTGGCCCGCTGGCGGTTGGCTGCTTGGGCCGAGCTAGCGGTGCACGGGCCGAGACGGCCGTTGGGCCGAGCCGAGGCCGGTCTGGCCAAGCCAGGCCACGGCCCGTTGGCCAGTTTGGCGTGCGCGCGGGCGTGCGCGCGTGCCTACGCGAGCGGacggtggagagggagaagtttggccggcggcgagcaATCTTGCGGCGGTGCGCACCAGAGAGCTCGCCGGAAAAGTGTTCCGGCCAAAGCTTCACAACGACGAAGGCACGCCGGCCAACTTTGAGAACTGGCGGACTCGGCAGGGGGCACCTTGACGGCAGCCGGTGGCGGATACGATGCCAGTTCGTCGCCGGAGGGGGAACAAGACGCGGAGAGAAACGGGCGGCACCTCCCCTGTACGGGAAAAGggccaacctgcaagaaaaagagGCATGGGGCCTCTTTAACACACGGCACGATGGCTGGTGACCACACTACTCATACGcacgcgccggcggcgaccaGACGCGGTGGCGGAACCACAAACGCGTCGGCGTGCGGCTATCAGCCAAATTGGCACATGGGGTGGCCTACTTAGCTAGCCTAGGGATTCTAGGGAGGCTAGGGGGCTCACCAGTGAGGTCGGACGGCGGCAAGCGGCGGCTGCGGTCGGCGGTGGGGACGACGAATGACGGCGGCTCGGGCTTCGCGCGAaggcagctcccgtcgagctTTCCGGGCCAACGGATGGTGGCACGCGGGCAGCGTCGGCTTAAGgtcctcctcggcagctcgtCGGCGATGGCGTATGGTCGACGGCGAGCAGTGGCGAGGCGAGAaacggggcggcggtggcggatgtGGTGAAAGGGATAAGGAGGGAGCGCTGGCCTGCTATTTATAgctgggaggggaggcggcacTAAGGCGAGGGCGAGGGACATGTGAGCGGGCGCGGGTGTGCACCGCGGGTCGACGGCGAGCAGTGGAGTGCAGCGAGGCACGCGACGCGGTGGCGGTGGCCTGTGGTCGGCCGACGCGCGGCAGGCTACCGCCAGCACGCGTACTGCGGCGCCAACGCAGTTGCCGGGGCAGGggcagagagaagggagaggcatGGGCTCGGGGCGGAGCTGTCCCGCGAAGAGCGGCGGCCAGCGACGTGGCCTGCAGCGTTGgcggggagagaagggagagaggagagggaagaggggcGTGCGGCGATGGTCGACGCGAGGCAGCGGGGTCGGCATCAGAGAAGGCGGCATGGCCAGAGGCGCCTTCGGCTGGGCGCGCGCGAAGCTGGGCCATGAGACGGCCCAGGTgcgcgggaggggaggagggcggTCGGGTGGGCCGCGGGCGCCGGCGTGGGCCGCACCCAAAAGAAAGAGGGAAAGAGGCCGGTTTAGGCtgtggaaagaaagaaaagagaaccgACCCACTGAGAatttggaggagaaaaagaaagagagaaaaagagaaagagaatcaaacatatctttggaataattcaatttggaaatttgaatttggaacttgactttggattaagatcaacttcaattatttGTTGGGAGTTGATTTAATCTGGATctctgagcttggagataattTGATTTAAGCTGATTAGagtctaagagtaggtttgaattgagagacattcaattcaaacctccacacaaagaatcataaaatccaataaTGCATGACAGTCAACCTAATGCAGTGATCATGCTAGAATTTGCACTGGTAAACTTTGGAACAACTAGTCAACTCAATACCTCCAACATGTATGAAGGTGTATGCACTggcatacatacacatccctgtacatgtactagcttacttaattatccttaaaaagttttaatttggagctaattctgtaattatacaacatgctaaacacagggtgttacacaCGGGGAGCTGCAGCATACGAAGGCGAACTCGAATGGGGGCTCTGTTGCAGATGGGTGTGGCTGGAGTCGGTCGGCGGCGAAGAATGGCAGCAGTGGCGCTTGGTCCTTCAGAGAGCACTGTGCCGATGGCGAACTAGGCCATGGCTTGGTTAGCTAAGGATAGCAGTAGCTTCACTACGCTCTAGCGAACCCGCTCGTGGGGCTCCCGCCCGATGGGCACGACCGGCGACGGGGAAGCCGCTCGGCGTTGCAAGGGTGCTTGGCAGAGGGCTGGCCAGCATTGATCTTGAGCCAAATTGGTGCTGGAATCAACATCCACGGGTCGAGGGGGATGTCATCGCAGTGCCAACTAGCCTAGAGAGGCACTGGTTCATGTCGATGGTTTGGCGCTCCTCAACGCGGGCAATGGAGACCGACGGTGAGGAGATTGCCTATGTCGGACTGTACAAGGGCAGATCCACAACAGTGAGCAGCCAATGAGCAGCATGAGTGACCAGGGAGCGACCTCACCGTTGTGGTGGATTTGCTGGTGCGGTGGAGCTCGGCCTAAGACTAGaggtggagaagaaggccctaGGATCGACTTCTTTGGCGGGGAGGCGAGGACCTAGTGGCTATGACAGCACCAGGAACTCATGGCGCACCTTCCTACTACGGTTTCTTTGACAGGGTGTGGCCAAGGGTGGCAGCAACTCGAGCTCCTTCCCGTCGACCGCCGCTCTGCTCGGTTATGGAGCAAATGGGGAAAAATAACGacgggagagagggagaaggaagggGCTAAGGTTTCGGTGCCGACCGACTTTGGTGAACCAGCAAATGGGGAAAAATGGTGGTGGCGAAACGGTGGCCGGCACGGTGCTCTCCAAAGGACCGATCGTCGCCACCGCCGTTCTTCGTTGTTGACCGACTCCGACCACGTCCATCTGCAGTAGAGCCCCCATCTGAGTTCATCTTTGTGCGTTGTAGCTTCCCGTGTAGCTCACCGGCCGCGCCAGCCACCGGTGAGAGCAAGGCAAGAGCCGCCATGGCCATGCTCTTGCTCTGTGCATCCGAAAAGTGGGCCCCACGAATTTGGTGAAAAGGATAACAAGTGGGTCCCACGAACAATAGAGCTAGCTGTCATATAACATGTCATATGATATGTGGGGCCAGTGCCACGTGTGATccacactatgtgaaaaaaggcCATAAGCGACGGGTGATAACTATCATGGATGATGAGTCTCGCATCTGTCACCCTGAACGTGTCattgatgactagtcataagtgacgggttacaacttaacccatcactattgaaggtcataagtgacgggtcattactgtgacccgtcacttataaaaagtcataagtgacaggtcacagttatgacctatCAATTATGACTGATTAACTTTTTTCGTGTTTTTCAGACACGAAAAAAgtccaaaaaaaatattttttttcacccgagccatcccaacacaAGGgctatcaccactcgccacgtgtcacttgctattttcacactatttttatactctgtGTTCTGTAGGAATTGAACTTGTGACCTCCGCTCGCGCGTGTTGCctcttaccacctcaccctcacGTGCGTTCTAAAGGAAGCTGGAGGGCCAGCTGGTGTCAATCTTGAGCCAAACTGGCGCGAGAATCAGCATCCTTGGGCCAAGGGGACGTCATCGCAGTGTCAATTGGCCTAGAGAGGCACTTGTTCAGGTCGATAGCTTGGCGCTGCTTAGCGGGGGCAATGGAGATTGATGGTGAGGAGATCGCCTATGCCGGACTATACAAGGACGGATCCACAACAATGAGCAGCCAGAGAGCAGCATGAGCGTCCAGGGAGCGATCTCACTGTTGTGGCGGATTTACTAGCGCGGTGGAGCTCGGCCCAAGATCAGaggtggagaagaaggccctggGATTGGCTTCTTTGGCGGGGAGGCGAGGACCTAGTGGCTATGACAACACCAGGAACTCATGGTGCACCTTCCTGCTGCAGTTTCTTCGACGTGGTGTGGCAAGGATGGCAGCAGCTCGAGCTCCTTCCCGTCGACCACCGCTCTGCTCGGTTGTTGAGCAAATGGGGAAAAATGGCAgcgggagagagggagaaggaagggGCTAAGGTTTCGGTGCCGACCGACTCCGGTGAACTAGCAAATGGGGAAAAATGGTGACGGAAGACCGTTGGCTGGCACAGTGCTTTCCGAAGGACcaagcgccaccgccgccattcTTCGCCACCGACTGACTCCGGTCACGTCCATCTGTAGTAGAGCCCCCATCCGAGTTCACCTTCATGCGCTGTAGCTTCCCGTGCAGCTCACCGGCCACGCCGGCCACCGGTGAGCGAGGCCAGATCCACCATGGCCGTGCTCTTGCTCTGTGCGGCCGAAAAGTGCCCCCCCCCCGACTTCGGTGaagaggatgacaggtgggtcccacaAACAGTAGAGCTAGCtgtcatatgacatgtggggccaCTGCCACGTGTGATCCACATCGGACAAAACCACCGTCCAAACCTACTTAGGGAGGAAAAACAAACAATTTTAATTGTTAAAGAAACCTGTGTAACTGGTTTTGCGGTTAAGGAGAGAAAAATAGACTCGAACAATAGTTGAGGGAGGTCAAAAGAATTTTTTCTTAAAGAGTCCCATGCCAATTCCTAGATAAACTAGCCGGCCAGAAATGGGCTACGGATCTCAGTCTCGGTTTTACTGCATTATTAATTGAGCCCGGCCGGCGCTGATGGGCTTTAGTGGCCTGGCCcatttttctaatttaattcttttttggGGCCAGTAGCAaggttcctttttttttcttttcttctcatcAGAAGAAAacaagtttcttttttttttttcaccaggGTCCACGTTTAGCTGTCGCAAAGGAATGGGACCTTTACAAGATGAGCACTTAAATCTCGATGCCAATGGGACGGTAGATGGGAGAAAATCTCTCGGTGATAGTATATTTTAATTTGGGGTACAATGTGATGTACACACAAACATgatcaatttttatttattagATGGATGCATGGATATATATAATTAGGGTCACGTTTGATTTTGTTCGATCATAGTTCAGTTGGCTGTCGCTGATCAACTGATCACTTGCAGATCTGCTTGGTCGTGCTCGTTTAGCTGatctagctgctgctgctgctgcttcttgaaGAGCTTGCGGTCGAGGTGCTGCTTGAACGTGCGCGGCGTGAACATGGCGGGCTGGGCGTCGGTGACCAGCTCCGGCAGCGGCCGTAGCAGCACGGCGTCGGGTGGAGGCTCGCAGAAGACGACCCAGGAGACGCGCACCGCCTCGCGGTTGACGAGGCCGCGGTGCAGCACGCTGGTGTAGCGTCCGTTGCTGAGGATCTCCAGGGCATCGCCCACGTGCACGATCATGGTGCCCGGCTCCGAGCGCGCCGTCACCCACCGCCCGCCGTGGAGCACCTGCAGGCCCGGCACGCCGTTGTGAAGGATGAAGGAGAGCGCGCTGACGTCCGTGTGGGCCTCCACACCCACGGCCAGCTCCGGCTGCGGGCACCTCGGGTAGTAGTTGATCTTCATCTGCAGGAGGAGGCCCTCTGCTTCTTTCGCCGCTCCTGCTGCCTCTGCCTGGGTGAGCTCCTTTTCTAGCCTGTCCTCGTTCTGCAGGCCGAGCCCCAGCGAGAGGATGGCGAGCAGCCTGGACGCCACCTCCCGGACACGGTGGCCGAACTCGCGGGTGGCGGCGATGTAGTCGGGCGGGTGCGCGGGCCAGAGGGCGTGGTCGGCGAGGCTGTCGGGCAGGAGGAGGTGGAAGAGGTAGTCCTCCCACTCGCGCTGGCCGCTGGCGTTGGTGGCGAGGCGACTGCCGTAGCCCTGCAGGCGGCCGGCGGCAGGGTCGTTGGCGTAGGCCTCCTTGGCTTGGATGGGGAGGGCGAAGAAGGCGGTGCCCGCGGCGCGCAGGCGGTCCATCAGGACGGCGGGGATGCCGTGGCCGGCGATGTGCATGACGCCCCACTCGGCAGCCGCCGCGCGCACCGCCTCCACgcactcctgctgctgctgcttactGGTGGTCATGACGAAGGGGGAGATGTCGACGACGGGGATCCGCGGTTCGTCATCCGCATGGGTGCGGGCGAGGTCGAAGGCGTCGCCGAGGCCGGCACGCTCGTGGGCGGGGCGGACGTACTCGGGCGGGATGGCGGAGAGGCCGCTGAGGCTGAGCGACTCCACGCGCGCCGGCGGCTGCTGCAGCATCGTCGACGACGActccatggatggatggatggatggatggacggatggatggatgagtagcatgcatgtatatatatacacatgcagAGATAGATCGTAGCTGATGGAGAGACACACAGCACTAGAGTACTAGAGCAGGTAGCATAGCATAGACTCTCCACTCCACCTAATGGAGTAGGTTGATGGAGTTTTTAGGTTGCAACAAACAACTCGCGCCCTTGCTGCTTTGACTGACCGCTGCTGGTTGGCGCGCACG
This genomic interval carries:
- the LOC133922893 gene encoding leucoanthocyanidin dioxygenase-like yields the protein MLLIHPSVHPSIHPSMESSSTMLQQPPARVESLSLSGLSAIPPEYVRPAHERAGLGDAFDLARTHADDEPRIPVVDISPFVMTTSKQQQQECVEAVRAAAAEWGVMHIAGHGIPAVLMDRLRAAGTAFFALPIQAKEAYANDPAAGRLQGYGSRLATNASGQREWEDYLFHLLLPDSLADHALWPAHPPDYIAATREFGHRVREVASRLLAILSLGLGLQNEDRLEKELTQAEAAGAAKEAEGLLLQMKINYYPRCPQPELAVGVEAHTDVSALSFILHNGVPGLQVLHGGRWVTARSEPGTMIVHVGDALEILSNGRYTSVLHRGLVNREAVRVSWVVFCEPPPDAVLLRPLPELVTDAQPAMFTPRTFKQHLDRKLFKKQQQQQLDQLNEHDQADLQVIS